From Humisphaera borealis, the proteins below share one genomic window:
- a CDS encoding NAD(P)/FAD-dependent oxidoreductase has translation MENDHSATSEFYDAIVIGGGPAGSTAALVLARAGVRALVLDKTSFPRFRIGESFLPRCYAFIRDELGLEDVVKALPKVDKFGAEFAMGNCPDGQTIRFAFDGSLTPGGRTFNIERSVFDQMMLDQAASAGADVRENVGVREIIELADGAVRIRTDDEQVISARWLLDASGQATVVGRHLKTRVNAQEPELQKVAYFGHFHGVKRLPGSEEGHPLIIMCDEGWFWVIHINETTTSVGLVMDAAIASTLDVPANRRLAWGIARCPLLLERMAEATGPTTNQVVADFTYRCRPYAGPGYFLLGDAAAFMDPIFSTGVCLGMMSGANAAEQIIAVHRNEQSPAAARRKYIKYVEGSTAVFFRLIRGYYKHGFREMFLEGSGPFSIHRAVLSVLAGHVFPKPPWKLRWRLAIFWMCLWLQPKVGMVPRRDRFSLLATEPAAWPPRAGMASAPVLEYASMR, from the coding sequence ATGGAAAACGACCATTCCGCCACCTCCGAGTTTTACGATGCGATCGTCATCGGTGGTGGCCCCGCCGGATCGACCGCTGCCTTGGTGCTGGCTCGCGCGGGCGTGCGAGCCCTTGTCTTGGACAAGACGTCGTTCCCACGATTTCGCATCGGCGAATCCTTCCTGCCTCGGTGCTACGCCTTCATCCGCGACGAATTGGGCCTGGAAGACGTCGTCAAGGCGTTGCCCAAGGTCGATAAGTTCGGCGCCGAGTTCGCGATGGGCAACTGCCCCGACGGCCAGACCATCCGCTTTGCGTTCGACGGCAGCCTGACGCCCGGCGGGCGGACGTTCAATATCGAGCGGTCGGTCTTCGATCAGATGATGCTCGACCAGGCGGCTTCGGCCGGGGCCGACGTTCGCGAGAACGTTGGCGTCCGCGAGATCATCGAACTGGCCGACGGTGCGGTGCGCATCAGGACCGACGACGAGCAGGTCATCTCCGCCCGCTGGCTGCTCGACGCCAGCGGCCAGGCGACCGTCGTCGGACGGCACCTGAAAACCCGCGTTAACGCGCAGGAACCGGAGCTGCAGAAGGTCGCATACTTCGGCCATTTCCACGGCGTGAAGCGCCTGCCGGGCAGCGAAGAGGGCCACCCGCTGATCATCATGTGCGATGAGGGTTGGTTCTGGGTCATCCACATCAACGAGACGACGACCAGCGTCGGCCTGGTGATGGATGCGGCGATCGCCAGCACACTCGACGTACCGGCCAATCGCCGCCTGGCATGGGGCATCGCGCGGTGCCCGCTGCTGCTGGAGCGGATGGCCGAGGCGACCGGCCCGACGACGAACCAGGTCGTCGCCGACTTCACCTACCGCTGCCGTCCATACGCGGGACCGGGGTACTTCCTGCTCGGCGATGCGGCGGCGTTCATGGACCCGATCTTCTCCACCGGCGTTTGCCTGGGCATGATGAGCGGTGCCAACGCGGCCGAGCAGATCATCGCCGTGCACCGCAACGAACAGTCGCCGGCCGCGGCCCGCCGGAAGTACATCAAGTACGTGGAAGGCAGCACCGCCGTCTTTTTCCGCCTGATTCGGGGCTACTACAAGCACGGGTTCCGGGAAATGTTTCTGGAAGGCTCAGGGCCCTTCTCGATCCATCGCGCGGTGCTATCGGTACTCGCCGGGCACGTGTTCCCCAAGCCGCCTTGGAAACTCCGCTGGCGGCTGGCGATTTTCTGGATGTGTCTGTGGCTTCAGCCCAAGGTGGGCATGGTGCCCCGGCGGGATCGGTTTTCGCTGCTGGCGACGGAACCTGCGGCGTGGCCGCCCAGGGCCGGGATGGCGTCAGCGCCGGTTCTGGAGTACGCGTCAATGCGGTGA
- a CDS encoding ABC transporter permease: protein MTSSEPAKLDAARGPDVFRSAATQVLSRLGPLIGLILVAGAFAIAFPKFRTAGNAEVMLLQTAIVITAGLGMTMIIISGGIDLSVGSNVAMCSVVVAMLLKAGFAPMSAAAGGIAAGMASGLVIGSLVTLLRLQPFIVTLGMWGALRGLAKWLADDSVVFIADRGWLDSLLVVPSEKNRWMLVAPGLWLTLLLAVLVAGVFRYTRFGRHLFAIGSNEQTARLCGVRVNRTKIAVYASAGALAGIAGVLQFAYVGLGDPTGAAGMELDVIAAVVIGGASLSGGVGTVSGTIIGALLMTVVANGLTKFPDMRNSVQQIVTGTIIVIAAALDRLRRGGRA from the coding sequence ATGACCTCTTCTGAACCGGCAAAACTCGACGCAGCCCGCGGCCCGGACGTGTTCCGGTCGGCGGCGACCCAGGTCCTGTCCCGGCTCGGCCCGCTGATCGGGCTGATCCTGGTCGCGGGCGCGTTCGCGATTGCGTTTCCCAAGTTTCGCACCGCCGGTAACGCCGAGGTGATGCTGCTTCAGACCGCGATCGTTATCACGGCGGGGCTCGGGATGACGATGATCATCATCTCCGGCGGGATCGACTTGTCGGTCGGGTCGAATGTCGCGATGTGTTCGGTCGTCGTGGCGATGCTGCTGAAGGCTGGCTTCGCGCCAATGTCGGCGGCGGCGGGAGGCATCGCCGCCGGCATGGCTTCGGGGCTGGTGATTGGTTCGCTGGTCACGCTGCTGCGGCTTCAACCGTTCATTGTCACCCTCGGCATGTGGGGCGCGCTGCGCGGCCTGGCCAAGTGGCTCGCCGACGACAGCGTGGTGTTCATCGCCGATCGCGGATGGCTGGACAGCCTGCTGGTGGTGCCGTCTGAAAAGAACCGCTGGATGCTCGTCGCTCCCGGACTCTGGCTGACGCTGTTGCTGGCGGTGTTGGTGGCCGGCGTGTTTCGGTACACGCGGTTCGGCCGGCACCTGTTTGCGATCGGGTCGAACGAGCAGACGGCGCGTCTGTGCGGCGTCCGGGTGAACCGCACGAAGATCGCGGTTTACGCCTCGGCCGGCGCGCTGGCGGGGATCGCCGGGGTGTTGCAGTTTGCCTACGTCGGCCTGGGCGACCCGACCGGCGCGGCCGGCATGGAACTCGACGTCATCGCGGCGGTGGTGATCGGCGGGGCGAGCCTGTCGGGCGGGGTGGGGACGGTGTCGGGAACGATCATCGGCGCGCTGCTGATGACGGTGGTCGCCAACGGGCTGACCAAGTTCCCCGACATGCGGAACTCGGTGCAGCAGATCGTGACCGGGACGATCATCGTCATCGCCGCGGCGCTGGACCGGCTGCGACGCGGCGGAAGGGCGTAG
- a CDS encoding DUF1801 domain-containing protein, whose amino-acid sequence MQSKATTVAQYLAELPEDRRAAITQVREVIRKNLDKDYEEGMQYGMIGYYVPHKLYPDGYHCDPKQPLPFAGLASQKNHMAVYLMCVYDCEGNATAFRDAWAKTGKKLDMGKSCIRFKNVEDLALDVLGDAIKRMPVKKWVAYYETAIKSRVAVKRPKKAAKKTGK is encoded by the coding sequence ATGCAAAGCAAGGCAACGACCGTCGCGCAGTATCTCGCCGAACTGCCGGAGGACCGCCGCGCCGCGATCACGCAGGTGCGCGAAGTCATCCGCAAGAACCTCGACAAGGATTACGAAGAGGGCATGCAGTACGGCATGATCGGCTACTACGTGCCGCACAAGCTTTACCCCGACGGCTACCACTGCGATCCGAAACAGCCGCTGCCGTTTGCCGGGCTGGCGTCGCAGAAGAACCATATGGCCGTCTACCTGATGTGCGTCTACGACTGCGAGGGCAACGCCACTGCATTTCGAGACGCCTGGGCGAAGACCGGCAAGAAGCTGGACATGGGCAAGAGTTGCATCCGGTTCAAGAATGTGGAGGACCTTGCTCTTGATGTCCTCGGAGATGCGATCAAGCGAATGCCCGTCAAGAAGTGGGTGGCGTACTACGAGACGGCGATCAAATCGCGCGTGGCCGTGAAGCGGCCGAAGAAGGCCGCCAAGAAAACCGGGAAGTAG
- a CDS encoding outer membrane protein assembly factor BamB family protein, translating to MTNARLIAAFLAASGAASAFAADWPQWRGPNRDGYAVTETKLPDKLPANLPVVWKSPIGFGLDSPVVAGGKVFFLAEKDGKEVVHAVAADGKPIWSAELDETFKDGQSDAGPRCTAVVDGDLLYAQSCRGTLRCLAVADGKEVWATNFTKDFEATFTGEKGKAEGHTRHGNTGAPVVDGDHLIAGVGGKEATYVCFDKKTGKVVWKTALENLLPAYAAPIVASPAGVKQVIAFTTGGVVGIDRESGKALWTVAQKTALGRHVTTPTVAGDMIVVGSFNIGLVGIKLSKSDTGVKAEQIWQTKDAMPNFSSPVLVGGTHVIGVGQGLKVFCAEVATGKIAWSADATLGKAHAGLIVVGDKVLALGDNGELVMFAADVNAYRELGRSQVAGKNWCTPAYVDGKLFLRDAKELKCLEIK from the coding sequence ATGACCAACGCCCGCCTGATTGCCGCGTTTCTTGCCGCCAGTGGTGCCGCTTCGGCCTTCGCCGCGGACTGGCCGCAGTGGCGGGGACCGAATCGCGACGGGTACGCGGTGACCGAGACGAAGCTACCCGACAAGTTGCCGGCAAACCTGCCGGTCGTGTGGAAGTCGCCGATCGGTTTCGGGCTAGATTCGCCCGTAGTCGCCGGCGGTAAAGTGTTCTTTCTCGCCGAGAAGGACGGGAAAGAGGTCGTTCATGCCGTCGCCGCCGATGGCAAGCCGATCTGGTCCGCCGAGCTCGACGAGACGTTCAAAGACGGCCAGAGCGATGCCGGTCCCCGCTGCACGGCCGTCGTCGATGGCGACCTGCTCTACGCTCAATCGTGCCGAGGCACGCTCAGGTGCCTGGCTGTCGCCGACGGCAAGGAAGTCTGGGCGACCAACTTCACCAAGGACTTTGAAGCCACCTTCACCGGCGAAAAAGGCAAGGCCGAAGGGCATACCCGCCACGGCAACACCGGGGCGCCCGTCGTTGATGGCGATCACCTGATCGCCGGCGTCGGCGGGAAAGAAGCCACCTACGTCTGCTTCGATAAGAAGACCGGCAAAGTCGTCTGGAAGACGGCGCTCGAGAATCTCCTTCCCGCCTACGCCGCCCCAATCGTCGCTTCGCCGGCCGGTGTTAAGCAGGTGATCGCATTCACCACCGGCGGCGTGGTGGGTATCGATCGCGAATCGGGCAAGGCGCTCTGGACGGTCGCCCAGAAGACGGCCCTCGGCCGGCATGTCACCACGCCAACCGTCGCCGGCGACATGATCGTCGTCGGCTCGTTCAACATCGGCCTGGTGGGCATCAAGCTGAGCAAGTCCGACACCGGCGTGAAGGCCGAGCAGATCTGGCAGACGAAGGACGCCATGCCGAACTTCTCCAGCCCGGTCCTCGTCGGCGGGACACACGTCATTGGCGTCGGCCAGGGATTGAAAGTCTTCTGCGCCGAAGTCGCCACCGGCAAGATCGCCTGGTCGGCCGACGCGACCCTCGGCAAGGCCCACGCCGGCCTGATCGTCGTCGGCGATAAGGTGCTGGCGCTCGGTGACAACGGCGAACTCGTCATGTTCGCCGCGGACGTCAACGCGTACCGCGAGCTTGGCCGCTCGCAGGTCGCCGGCAAAAACTGGTGCACGCCGGCGTATGTGGATGGGAAGTTGTTCCTGCGG